Sequence from the Notamacropus eugenii isolate mMacEug1 chromosome 6, mMacEug1.pri_v2, whole genome shotgun sequence genome:
GGCCCTTGGATCCCTGATCCCCATTTGTGTCTTCCCTGGAGTCTTGAGGTTGTCAGAGTCAAGGGACCCCTCTATAAGTAGCATGTGTTTACATATGCAGCTGCAGGGGGCAGAGGGATGGAGTGTGGTATCTTTTAGTAGATGATGATAAAtgtgtttttattctttcattcaaggGCATGTATTTTACTGTGAGTTTGAATGAAGAGATTTTGAGAAGAGGGCTCGGCAAAACTGTTCTTATCAAAGAGCTAGATCAAACCTCTAAGATGTATTGGGCAGTTCACAAAAAGCTACTGAAAGCAGAGCTACGAGCCATAAAAAGAGGACAAGGAATTTGGAAAGAAGACACTGAGAAGTCGAGTTATgtagagaaatttaaaaattcatggaGAGAAATATGGCGTGAAGACAATCCTTTCAAGAAAATGTCATTGTGGGAGTTGGACCTAAAGAGAAAATCCTGTTGTGAAATGTTAAAGAGCCAATGTAAAAAATGTAAAGGTAAATTAAGTAATTGCAGTTTTGCATTGAAGGTCAGAGAGCTTCTGAGATATATGAAACTTGGTAAAAGATAGTGAAATGGTGGAAGATTTCTAGAGgtcatataactggaaaataccTGAGAAACTGTGGAGTTATGTATGTTTCCTTGAGAAGTGTTGATGAGAAGTCCCCAAACAATCAGAggtttttgactttttttaatgttattgttaaaaagtctgaattttaaaaaaatgatttttatatattttagattgGAATTTAAACTGTGATGAGTATGCTTTTTATGTGCTTTTGTGAGAATGAAAAATACTGTGTAATAAATCACCAATTTTCAGGTTGTGAAAGAATCATCATTTTAAAAGGACTTTTACTTAGAATTGTTTTGAATGGTATTATGCATTTGagccatatttttatttatttaaaaattgaatcAGCTTTCACAAATTTGGAATCATTAGAGAGATACCCACCCTACAAGCACCCCTGTCCTGCCTCTCATTTTATGGGTTACAAGCTATTTTGTCTTCACGAGACAGGAGACTGTAATGGAgagcaagacctgggttcagatagTGCCCTGGGAGCCAAGGACAACTTTCTTAACCTCTGATTTCTGAAGGTCACTTAGCTCTCAAGCAGTTCTCTTAAGAGGAGGGGCACTTTCAGTCACCCATCATTGACATTCAAGAAGGCATTTCAACATCCTTTCTAGGAGAAGGGATGAATGATTGTTCCATGTACTGAAAACATGAATTTTATTCAGTCACATACATAAGATATGAAATTTGGTCACTTAATGGTGGCACCCTGTTTATGCAAAAGCAAAATGAATCAACAACTCCACATTATATAATTAATGATTTATTGTGAACAAAAAAGTTTCCTGATATACCACTAGATTCTCTTGAGAATTTTGGGATTAATGGAAAATGTCCATACTATATGGTTTATAAGTGctgactttctccttttttttctgatgatacaaatacaaacagactGGAGATAATTTAATTATGTACTAAAAAGTTGATAGACTGGACAGAGAACCTCTGGAACTCTGAAAGTCCAACTGAAGAGCATGATGAACACGGTCAATTCCATGGCTTCCTGGTTCTCTCCTTGCCTTCTTGATCTCCTGTGTTGCTCCCCCACCTCATCACTTCACAGTGTTTCTGTGTTCTGTCCCTTCAGTTCGCCACCTTTCCCATCACATCTTTGTTATGGCTTTTCATGTACCTGGTTTGTGACTATTGGTTCCTAAACTGTGGTATATGTTCTAGGTATAGGCTCGAGGCTTGTGGAAGCCCAGTTGGATTTATTCATTCACCACAAGCACTTCTCCACTTTGTCCACATCTAAAGCTAAAATTAGTTTGATTTGATGGATAGGTTGAGTACAAAAAGCCTGAAAATAGTCAAAATGAATTAAATGTGTATTGAATGACTACCATGTACAAGGGACTCACATTATCTCATTCACCACCTCATCATACTCTGAAAGGTAAAAATACGTTGTGCCTTCAATGGTTGTATCCTCAAGTATTAAAAGTCTAGATATCAAAGTTCAAATTAAGGCATGATTATTTAGATTGAAATTATATTCAGATTATTAATGTGCTCTAAAACgttctttccacttttctctGCATTATTTCTCctgtttcctttcccatttgtgtTAAGAGtattggtaaaagaaaaaaattctcttagTTTTAGTAGAAAATTGGC
This genomic interval carries:
- the C6H3orf33 gene encoding protein C3orf33 homolog isoform X2, producing the protein MAVAGVILFARSIKLTSKFLKPSDIPIEFIKNHVKLRGRLHQITEKGLELEHIPISIPLISSWRRQPSGFLLIKLAGVELTEAGQLWLRKELRPFQVLWFQLLARDNSSLLCYVLMNRGMYFTVSLNEEILRRGLGKTVLIKELDQTSKMYWAVHKKLLKAELRAIKRGQGIWKEDTEKSSYVEKFKNSWREIWREDNPFKKMSLWELDLKRKSCCEMLKSQCKKCKGKLSNCSFALKVRELLRYMKLGKR